AACATTGTTTCCTGGTTGGAATATCCAACCGAGAGCTCccgtaaaatattttaatggaaGACCTTgcatgttaaaattaaataacatcATGCCCCAatcaaattcatcatcattatgaTTAAGAAATTCATTTGTTACTACCATCTTGGCGATAGGAATTTTACCAAGTGGACCAGGTTGTCCATTGTCATATCCAGGAGAAAACATTacattatcaaaatatgattGAGTATTATGATCATAAAGACAATGCGCTGCAGTAACTCCAATATTTCCATCATCAGTATTGATTACACTAGCGGTACAAACAAAATCTTCACCATTCTTGCTCATAAATAACTTTCCAACGGCAATAGCTTTAACTTGATCCGCAGTTGCTGCCCCAGTTTTTGCATCATATTTTCTCTCCAAAGGTTGCATAGATTTCGTGTCTTTAGAGGAGTcagttgtttttttaatagtttcgacACCACTTCTTGTTCTAAATCCAATATTTTTAGTTGTTAAGGGTTTagcttttttcattttttctgaTGTCCAATAATTCTCATCATATTTAGAAATCGTTGGAATTGAATGACTTGAATCGATTTTGAAGATTAGCACAACCAATGCAgtcaagaaataaaatataatttttttgttcattttttttttaataaaagttaattagataaaaaataaatattgtaaataaataaataagaaatattggAGGATTGGTTTTGAAAAGTGaagataatttttcaatttttgaggctttttatcttaaaaaatatttgacgaTCATCTTTGAAAAGATTCATTCTATTTATGAAATGTTCATATTAAATCGGCCGgattataattaacaataataatgtaatagcGGGGGTGgcttgtattaataaattgtgtaATCGTAGCAAAAATATTTCGTTCTATTATAGTCTAAGTAAATTGGTAGAACattattttgttcttttttgttatagaatacttattatttatttatttttttgtcaaGCAGGAAATTGCTTACTGAGACTATTGCAATTCaaaggaaaagaaagaagCACTATAACAGGAAATTACCACCCAAAGACGATTTAAAATCGAAATCAGGCCCTTACTTGTGCTTAAAGCGTTAGTAAGTATTCTATAAAGGGTTCAATTAGGTTCGTCTTAAGATTCTTTTTAAATGGATCGTTGTATCACGTGCTatgaaattctaaataaagCAATGATCTACAAATGATCGATTTACAGTTGGCAAGcttgacataaataaataaaaaaataaataagatctACAAATGATCGATATTAATAACGGGGGTGGCTTGAAATGGAAATCGTAAAAAGCTAGGCACATGTAACTCGCtgatgaataatttaaaatcctAGCTTTATCCAGCGGGAAAATGAGACTATTGTAGATTTGTCAAGAGAATAATTGCGGGGTAATGTGTGTCGAATTTCCAGATTAGTCACTCTCTTAAAGCATAGCTTCTGCAGGAGAAAAGCCATCTAttttaggaaaaaattttctggaatATTAGAAAGCCTTCACcccgaaaaaaattatttatgagggagttaataaaataatatatttgtccCACAATAATGCATGTATTGTCTGCAACATAAATTAAGATCCCATTAAGTGTATATGATGTAATAAGTGATACTCCGCAAATCTTCTCCCTgtaaaaaagtcgatccgtttttttatgttccatcttttttccgtaaaaggctcatatttccggaattaattaccttatatcacggaatttattgaattatttacattttccgtgtgaaaagataaaattttttatagggtccGCGAAATTGTGCTTGTGCGACGAAATATACGAAATAATTTCACAGAATCCCGCTACAACACAAACCCGACGCTCACCGACAAATCATAATCCCGAAACTTCAGAATCCCGTAACCACATTATTCCCGACATTCATTATCCCGACACTTCTGATTCCtgatatgatatttttttttattttttttttatagacgtaatattattgtaatattttataataaatatgtaataatttttaaaatatcgcaaaattaaaatttctattgtaaaaattaataattttttttaatattgcaaaaataaatgttattattattatttttttattaatatttaataatacatcacaaaaattaagtaacaattaatgtttttattaatctgTAACGATACTTCGCAAAtatgattttacaaaatcactgcgcaaatattaatgttttattgtaaaattaatatttttttattaatattttaatgaatttaataatacatcGCAAAAATTAAGAATCACTTCgcaaatattaatgatttatcgtaaaaatgcaaatcataaatttttgtaaattttatttattttgattgatttttttttaaaaaaaaaagatctttcttttaattcaataaaaatttaaattattgcgtcataaagatataataatttttttatttttttaatatactgattaaagattttaataaatcattttttagaatttctaTATTATGTCATTATATTTCAATTGCTAAGAGGATAGTTTCGGGATAATGAATGTCGGGAATAATGTGGTTACGGGATTCTGAAGTTTCTGGATTATGATTTGTCGGGATTTCGTAGTAAATCCAAATTTctataaacttaataaaaaaatgatattccCCATTAGTATTTAATGTAAAACCCACAACttgaaaagtataaaaaaggtTTCATTTACGTAAAATGGTAAAATGAAACAATAAAcgcatattattaattcttttaagtaACATTTGAAGAAAtagtattattagtaaaaattgtgTGAAGGTTGTATTTTAAAAGcatattagtataaatattcCGTTCTATTATTAagagtatttttaaaatttaatttataaagaatttgtattatttcttataataaggaaataaaagttaaattctcgtaaaaatgttaatcgctaccattttcggcgaaatgtccattTGGCGAAATGGACGATTCGATAAAATGGATTCGATAAAATACGCTTTCGGCGAAACTTCCCTTCGGTGAATATCCCTTCGGTGCGAAATGGATTTCTGTGAAATGAATTTCGGTGAAATATCtgtaacaaataataatatatctatacatactgtatataagttaataaaaatagtaaataaaaaacattaaaaaaattcagttttaaataaatatcagtttcaaaaaaaccgaaaaaaaatattaccattgaaaaaaaaattcagcctaaaaaaaaaactttggtctaaaaagaaaccaaaaaaaaaataaataaatataaaaaaataatattaatattttgactttttattttgctgaata
The window above is part of the Rhizophagus irregularis chromosome 23, complete sequence genome. Proteins encoded here:
- a CDS encoding uncharacterized protein (MEROPS:MER0133866; SECRETED:cutsite_SHS-IP; SECRETED:prob_0.6652); SECRETED:SignalP(1-25): MNKKIIFYFLTALVVLIFKIDSSHSIPTISKYDENYWTSEKMKKAKPLTTKNIGFRTRSGVETIKKTTDSSKDTKSMQPLERKYDAKTGAATADQVKAIAVGKLFMSKNGEDFVCTASVINTDDGNIGVTAAHCLYDHNTQSYFDNVMFSPGYDNGQPGPLGKIPIAKMVVTNEFLNHNDDEFDWGMMLFNFNMQGLPLKYFTGALGWIFQPGNNVPTTIQGYPDGGNLPNCPNNGRTLCMWQGVTILEDDFYIVHDLNLGEGASGGPLMTNYDPNVNLGLLYSNYASFDDLNDQLLGPIYDPIEFQALIGELTL